Proteins encoded in a region of the Streptomyces sp. NBC_00513 genome:
- a CDS encoding tetratricopeptide repeat protein, protein MSNLTPEEIRKALHENHLLPHGAARNAQAEALAAAAEVCGDRALFRNALVTLVDAYEYSSERTRMMVPFARLLQEYDRDPGTFDRGEAHSLFWRFKWVSGQIINSPEIPLASAAGYLEDMERRYRLAGYSERAVRQSEYYLADAIGDDERAERAVAAWQAAERDEMSDCHACETNSQGAFWATKGDDAKAIEIWEPVLAGKQTCQEEPHRVLARSLLPLLRQGRFDEARAHHLRGYRLARGNESLLRSIGQHIEFCALTGNEARGLEILFDHDTHLKPLTDVKAQLDFHGGVLVLLERLTTLGHGAGASVPCEGSAHSVDELYAVLRAGCLDIARRFDARNGNSRVSDRFLARLGRAPLVDVLPLGVRSSALPQAAPTAVPTPVPTRTPVPANPAAPEPSDASARADVDASAERARHARDQGHPGADALWSDLAVRVAALPESEVDPLLVADLADHRAVSAARAGAPEAAELLAAARDRYRALGQAERAALAELRLAGVAAQAGADPTETRRLLATAFSAAEALDPADPARARRIARAELTTIRLEPYLRSIEAAHEHDESGHDAGHDHEQDHGHAELAAELDSFITSYAQSLPDVAAEAEEMLGRVILAQGDPERALSSLAASADRAVAAGCPWQAVDALVLRAGVLLSLGRPEEAEEAARSGLEHAAELTDPEEQGVVRLTLADTLLRRRDGAEEAAEHALTAAHWFDQAGLSADGGAQARLLLARAYARTERYADAAEVVQSTLPDLLEHGEQQAVFVREFLGDLLREVRDLPASAEQYLHAAELTKDWEDPRPQAGFAQAAADQLAGTELVREAVAAYERALELYRRAGGAPVAEARILRSSAWLALREEVTADTVAAARALMDEAAGVLEAASAADPQDPELRAELAQTWHQSAQVLDRQVRAMEGADEENDDEGGAESAASAVTALGEAELTALRLEEIRLWDRAAVVYAELGHDHLEDRFQCMNNAAWTEQELGRPEAGVERITALMEELRALPEGVTQEWMLPNAERIIARLRA, encoded by the coding sequence GTGAGCAACCTGACCCCGGAGGAGATCCGGAAGGCGCTGCACGAGAACCACCTCCTCCCCCACGGCGCCGCACGCAACGCCCAGGCCGAGGCACTCGCCGCGGCGGCCGAGGTCTGCGGCGACCGGGCCCTGTTCCGGAACGCGCTGGTGACCCTGGTCGACGCGTACGAGTACAGCTCGGAACGCACCCGCATGATGGTCCCCTTCGCCCGGCTGCTCCAGGAGTACGACCGCGATCCCGGCACCTTCGACCGGGGCGAGGCCCACTCCCTCTTCTGGCGCTTCAAATGGGTCTCCGGCCAGATCATCAACTCGCCCGAGATCCCGCTGGCTTCCGCCGCCGGCTATCTGGAGGACATGGAGCGTCGCTACCGCCTCGCCGGATACAGCGAGCGCGCGGTGCGCCAGTCCGAGTACTACCTGGCGGACGCCATCGGCGACGACGAGCGCGCGGAGCGCGCGGTCGCCGCCTGGCAGGCCGCCGAGCGCGACGAGATGAGCGACTGCCACGCCTGCGAGACCAACAGTCAGGGCGCGTTCTGGGCCACGAAGGGCGACGACGCCAAGGCGATCGAGATCTGGGAGCCGGTGCTCGCGGGCAAGCAGACCTGCCAGGAGGAACCGCACCGGGTACTCGCCCGATCCTTGCTGCCGCTGCTCCGCCAAGGCCGCTTCGACGAGGCCCGCGCCCATCACCTGCGCGGCTACCGCCTGGCGCGCGGCAACGAGAGCCTGCTGCGCTCGATCGGCCAACACATCGAGTTCTGCGCCCTCACCGGCAACGAGGCACGCGGACTGGAGATCCTCTTCGACCACGACACGCACCTCAAGCCGCTCACCGACGTCAAGGCCCAACTGGACTTCCACGGCGGTGTGCTCGTTCTGTTGGAGCGGCTCACCACGCTCGGCCACGGCGCCGGGGCGTCCGTCCCCTGCGAGGGTTCCGCCCACTCCGTCGACGAGCTGTACGCGGTGCTGCGCGCCGGCTGCCTGGACATCGCGCGCCGGTTCGACGCGCGCAACGGCAACAGCCGCGTGTCCGACCGGTTCCTCGCCCGGCTCGGTCGGGCCCCACTGGTCGACGTACTGCCCCTCGGAGTGCGCAGTTCGGCGCTGCCGCAAGCCGCACCGACCGCGGTCCCGACACCCGTCCCGACCCGGACGCCCGTCCCGGCCAACCCGGCCGCCCCGGAGCCCTCGGACGCCTCGGCACGGGCCGACGTCGACGCATCGGCGGAACGGGCCCGGCATGCCCGCGATCAGGGACACCCGGGGGCGGATGCACTCTGGTCCGACCTCGCCGTACGCGTGGCGGCTCTCCCCGAATCGGAGGTGGATCCGCTGCTCGTTGCGGACCTGGCGGACCATCGGGCCGTGTCCGCGGCCCGTGCCGGAGCCCCCGAGGCGGCGGAACTGCTGGCAGCCGCCCGGGACCGTTACCGGGCCCTGGGGCAGGCGGAGCGAGCCGCGCTGGCGGAGCTGCGCCTGGCGGGCGTCGCCGCACAGGCCGGGGCGGATCCGACGGAGACGCGGAGGCTGCTCGCGACGGCCTTCAGCGCCGCCGAGGCGCTGGATCCGGCCGACCCGGCACGGGCCCGCCGCATCGCGCGCGCCGAGCTGACCACGATCCGTCTGGAGCCGTACCTGCGGTCGATCGAGGCCGCCCACGAGCACGACGAGTCCGGGCACGACGCTGGGCACGACCACGAGCAGGACCATGGCCACGCCGAACTGGCCGCCGAACTCGACTCCTTCATCACCTCGTACGCGCAGTCATTGCCCGACGTGGCGGCGGAGGCCGAAGAGATGCTGGGCCGGGTGATCCTCGCGCAGGGCGACCCGGAGCGGGCCCTGTCGTCGCTGGCCGCGTCCGCCGACCGGGCCGTCGCGGCGGGCTGCCCCTGGCAGGCGGTGGACGCCCTGGTGCTGCGGGCCGGCGTACTGCTCTCGTTGGGCAGGCCCGAGGAGGCGGAGGAAGCTGCCCGGTCCGGGCTCGAACACGCCGCCGAGCTGACCGATCCCGAGGAGCAGGGCGTCGTACGGCTCACCTTGGCCGACACCCTGCTGCGTCGACGCGACGGAGCCGAGGAGGCCGCCGAACACGCGCTGACGGCGGCGCACTGGTTCGACCAGGCGGGTCTGAGCGCGGACGGGGGCGCGCAGGCGCGGCTGCTGCTGGCACGGGCGTACGCGCGGACCGAGCGGTACGCCGACGCCGCGGAAGTGGTGCAGTCGACGCTGCCGGATCTGTTGGAGCACGGTGAGCAGCAGGCCGTCTTCGTACGGGAGTTCCTCGGGGATCTCCTGCGCGAGGTACGGGACCTGCCGGCCTCGGCGGAGCAGTACCTGCACGCCGCGGAGCTCACCAAGGACTGGGAGGACCCGCGTCCCCAGGCGGGCTTCGCGCAGGCTGCGGCCGACCAGCTCGCCGGAACGGAGCTGGTGCGAGAGGCGGTGGCCGCGTACGAACGGGCTCTGGAGCTGTATCGGCGCGCGGGCGGCGCGCCGGTCGCGGAGGCGCGGATCCTGCGTTCGTCGGCCTGGTTGGCGCTGCGCGAGGAGGTCACCGCGGATACGGTGGCCGCGGCCAGGGCCCTGATGGACGAGGCGGCCGGGGTGCTGGAGGCGGCTTCGGCCGCCGATCCGCAGGACCCTGAGCTCCGGGCCGAACTCGCGCAGACCTGGCACCAGTCGGCGCAGGTCCTGGACCGTCAGGTCCGGGCGATGGAAGGGGCCGACGAGGAGAACGACGACGAGGGCGGGGCGGAGAGCGCTGCCTCAGCGGTCACCGCGCTCGGCGAGGCGGAGCTCACGGCGCTGCGACTGGAGGAGATCCGTCTGTGGGACCGTGCCGCGGTCGTCTACGCGGAGCTCGGTCACGACCACCTGGAGGACCGCTTCCAGTGCATGAACAACGCCGCTTGGACCGAACAGGAGCTGGGCCGCCCGGAAGCGGGCGTCGAGCGGATCACGGCGCTGATGGAGGAACTCCGGGCGCTGCCCGAAGGCGTCACACAGGAATGGATGCTGCCGAACGCGGAACGGATCATCGCCCGCCTGAGGGCCTGA
- a CDS encoding LLM class flavin-dependent oxidoreductase — MSLRLSTVILPVRPWHEGGRDQWSRAEELGFHTAYTYDHLTWRTFRDGPWYGAIPTLTAAACATERIRLGTLVTSPNFRHPVTLAKDLMSLDDISGGRVTLGIGAGGNGFDATALGQEPWTPRERADRFAEFVPLLDRLLTEDAVTEDGAFYSAVEARNIPGCVQRPRLPFAVAATGPRGMKVVARHGQAWVTAGDPKVFEGTPEQSLEALRGQLGKLEKACVEIERDFGAMEKVLLTGFTPERGTLLGSVDAFVDFAGRHQELGFTELVVHAPIPNSDFAADEAVFERIATEALAQLEG; from the coding sequence ATGAGTCTGCGTCTGAGCACTGTGATTCTCCCCGTCCGACCGTGGCACGAAGGAGGCCGCGACCAGTGGTCGAGGGCCGAAGAGCTCGGGTTCCACACCGCGTACACCTACGACCACCTCACCTGGCGGACCTTCCGTGACGGCCCCTGGTACGGCGCGATTCCCACCCTGACCGCGGCGGCCTGCGCCACCGAGCGGATCCGATTGGGCACGCTCGTCACCTCGCCGAACTTCCGACACCCGGTGACCCTGGCCAAGGACCTGATGTCCCTGGACGACATCTCCGGCGGGCGCGTCACCCTTGGTATCGGGGCGGGCGGCAACGGCTTCGACGCGACCGCGCTGGGTCAGGAACCGTGGACCCCGCGCGAGAGGGCCGACCGCTTCGCCGAGTTCGTGCCGCTCCTGGACCGGCTGCTGACCGAGGACGCGGTGACCGAGGACGGCGCCTTCTACTCCGCCGTGGAGGCCCGCAACATTCCCGGATGCGTTCAGCGGCCGCGGTTGCCGTTCGCGGTCGCGGCGACCGGGCCCCGCGGCATGAAGGTCGTGGCGCGACACGGCCAGGCCTGGGTGACGGCGGGTGATCCGAAGGTCTTCGAGGGGACTCCCGAGCAGTCGTTGGAGGCCCTGCGCGGGCAGCTCGGCAAGCTGGAGAAGGCCTGTGTGGAGATCGAGCGCGACTTCGGGGCGATGGAGAAGGTCCTGCTGACGGGCTTCACCCCGGAGCGCGGCACGCTGCTGGGATCCGTGGACGCGTTCGTCGACTTCGCCGGCCGCCATCAGGAGCTCGGTTTCACGGAACTGGTCGTCCACGCACCGATTCCGAACTCCGACTTCGCCGCCGACGAGGCCGTGTTCGAGCGCATCGCCACCGAGGCCCTGGCCCAGCTCGAAGGCTGA
- a CDS encoding GAF domain-containing sensor histidine kinase — protein sequence MSVQESQEPPEPSRRTPDPLEAATQATRSLQGLSTELTARVPQLLEAMRSVGTGLELHSTLDRICETAAELADARYAAIGVVDTEGRGLSDFVTFGINTETARKIGHRPDGKRGLLGALISHPDTVRLADLTKDPRSSGFPAHHPPMKTFLGVPIRVQGEIFGNLYLAEKNGGGEFNDYDVHMVRVLATEAGIAIGNARLYEAATQRERWIDGSVAVTTALLSGGDADDALAVVAEQARRLADSAAGIVLLPAEDGGMEIVAVSAENPATSLGVVIPAESPVVDKLLRGEPVFVDDASSDPRMIGKLTSQYGPCMMLPLHSGGRVLGALVTPRARGKRPFTESERTLATQFASQAALALMMAEAQRDRERLAVFEDRDRIARDLHDLVIQRLFATGMMLEGAQRRSLVPEVSDGVGKAVDELDVTIQEIRTAIFALQQGPAEAPSGLRTRVLREINMAAVPLGFKPAHRFLGPIDAVVGELVGKNLIAALREALSNAFRHSEASRIEVVLDSTIHLADGRPGVRLEVADDGVGIAEGGRRSGLRNLRRRAESLGGSSSYGPGIGEDGGGTTLVWEAPL from the coding sequence ATGTCAGTGCAGGAGTCTCAGGAACCACCGGAACCATCACGGAGAACACCCGACCCGCTGGAGGCCGCCACCCAGGCCACCAGGAGTCTGCAGGGCCTCTCCACCGAGCTCACCGCCCGGGTGCCGCAACTGCTGGAGGCCATGCGCTCGGTCGGTACGGGCCTTGAACTGCACTCCACCCTCGACCGCATCTGCGAGACGGCCGCCGAGCTGGCGGACGCCCGCTACGCGGCGATCGGCGTCGTCGACACCGAGGGCCGCGGGCTCTCGGACTTCGTCACCTTCGGCATCAACACCGAGACGGCACGGAAGATCGGCCATCGTCCGGACGGGAAGCGGGGCCTGCTCGGCGCACTCATCTCCCACCCGGACACCGTGCGGCTCGCCGACCTCACGAAGGATCCCCGGTCGTCGGGCTTCCCGGCCCATCACCCGCCCATGAAGACCTTCCTCGGCGTCCCGATCCGGGTGCAAGGCGAGATCTTCGGCAATCTGTACCTCGCCGAGAAGAACGGCGGCGGCGAGTTCAACGACTACGACGTGCACATGGTCCGCGTGCTGGCCACCGAGGCGGGCATCGCCATCGGCAACGCCCGGTTGTACGAGGCCGCCACCCAGCGCGAGCGGTGGATCGACGGCTCGGTGGCCGTCACCACGGCCCTGTTGTCCGGCGGGGACGCGGACGACGCCCTCGCGGTGGTGGCCGAGCAGGCCCGCCGGTTGGCCGACTCCGCGGCCGGGATCGTGCTGCTGCCGGCCGAGGACGGCGGGATGGAGATCGTCGCCGTGTCCGCCGAGAACCCGGCGACCTCGCTCGGAGTGGTCATCCCCGCCGAGAGCCCGGTGGTGGACAAGCTACTGCGGGGCGAGCCCGTCTTCGTGGACGACGCCTCCTCCGACCCCCGCATGATCGGCAAGCTGACCAGCCAGTACGGGCCCTGCATGATGCTGCCGCTCCACAGCGGCGGACGGGTGCTCGGAGCCCTGGTCACCCCGCGGGCGCGCGGCAAGCGGCCCTTCACCGAGTCCGAGCGGACCCTGGCGACCCAGTTCGCCTCGCAGGCCGCCCTCGCGCTGATGATGGCCGAGGCCCAGCGCGACCGGGAGCGGCTCGCGGTGTTCGAGGATCGCGACCGCATCGCCCGTGATCTGCACGACCTGGTGATCCAGCGGCTGTTCGCCACCGGAATGATGTTGGAGGGCGCGCAGCGCCGGTCCCTCGTCCCGGAGGTCAGCGACGGGGTCGGGAAGGCCGTGGACGAACTGGACGTCACGATCCAGGAGATCCGCACCGCGATCTTCGCCCTCCAGCAGGGACCGGCGGAGGCCCCTTCGGGATTGCGCACCCGGGTGCTGCGAGAGATCAACATGGCCGCCGTCCCCCTCGGCTTCAAGCCCGCGCACCGATTCCTCGGCCCGATCGACGCGGTCGTGGGTGAGCTGGTCGGCAAGAACCTGATCGCGGCGCTCCGCGAGGCACTGTCGAACGCGTTCCGGCACTCCGAGGCGTCCCGGATCGAAGTGGTCCTGGACTCCACCATCCACCTTGCCGACGGCCGGCCCGGCGTCCGGTTGGAGGTGGCGGACGACGGGGTGGGCATCGCCGAGGGCGGCCGCCGCAGCGGGCTGAGGAACCTGCGCCGTCGAGCCGAGTCGCTGGGCGGGTCGAGCTCGTACGGCCCGGGAATCGGCGAGGACGGCGGCGGGACCACCCTGGTCTGGGAGGCCCCGCTCTGA
- a CDS encoding Cof-type HAD-IIB family hydrolase, with product MGEDGTVTSAPQRPDGPTPSPRLIATDLDGTLLRDDKTVSPRTVAALAAAEEAGIEVFFVTGRPARWMGVVSDHVHGHGLAICANGAAVVDLHAGPEFVQVRGLPRATALTVVDALRAAAPGTTFAVERTTGINYEPAYPPFFQDPGATVATAEKLLHEEFDDSAEPVLKLLAHHAELAPDEFLLLARSVAGGYASITRSSPTALLEISGLGVSKASTLALCCAERGISPAEVVAFGDMPNDVEMLSWAGTSYAMGNAHPDVIAAASGRTVANNEDGVALVIERILTEHTG from the coding sequence ATGGGCGAAGATGGAACCGTGACCTCGGCTCCCCAGCGCCCGGACGGGCCAACCCCCTCTCCCCGGCTCATCGCCACCGACCTCGACGGCACCCTGCTGCGCGACGACAAGACCGTCTCGCCCCGCACCGTCGCCGCACTCGCCGCCGCCGAGGAGGCCGGGATCGAGGTCTTCTTCGTGACCGGACGCCCGGCCCGCTGGATGGGCGTGGTCAGCGACCATGTCCACGGCCATGGTCTGGCGATCTGCGCGAACGGCGCGGCCGTGGTCGACCTCCACGCCGGCCCCGAGTTCGTACAGGTCCGGGGGCTCCCTCGGGCCACCGCGCTCACGGTCGTGGACGCCCTGCGGGCCGCCGCTCCCGGTACGACCTTCGCCGTGGAACGCACCACCGGGATCAATTACGAGCCGGCTTACCCGCCGTTCTTCCAGGACCCGGGTGCGACGGTGGCCACCGCCGAGAAGCTGCTGCACGAGGAGTTCGACGACAGCGCGGAACCCGTGCTGAAGCTGCTCGCGCACCATGCCGAACTGGCACCTGACGAGTTCCTGCTCCTGGCCCGTTCCGTCGCCGGCGGGTACGCGTCGATCACCCGCTCCAGCCCGACCGCCCTGCTGGAGATCAGCGGACTCGGAGTCTCCAAGGCCAGCACCCTGGCGCTGTGTTGTGCCGAGCGCGGCATTTCCCCCGCCGAGGTGGTCGCCTTCGGGGACATGCCGAACGACGTGGAAATGCTCAGCTGGGCGGGTACCTCGTACGCCATGGGCAACGCCCATCCCGACGTGATCGCGGCCGCGTCCGGCCGCACGGTCGCCAACAACGAAGACGGGGTCGCCCTCGTCATCGAGCGCATCCTGACCGAACACACCGGCTAG
- the cydD gene encoding thiol reductant ABC exporter subunit CydD, producing the protein MFHVKPIDPRLLRYARSTRLFLGAVVALGLAGAGLVVGQAMLIAEIVVGAFEEGLGGEALRTPLLLLAAVALGRGLIAWLTELAAHRASAAVKSELRGRLLDRAADLGPGWLSGQRTGSLVALATRGVDALDDYFSRYLPQLGLAVVVPVAVLARIVTEDWVSAAIIVVTLPLIPLFMILIGMATQSRMDRQWRLLSRLSGHFLDVVEGLATLKVFGRAKAQAESIRKITDDYRQATMRTLRIAFLSSFALELLATLSVALVAVTIGMRLVHGDLDLYTGLVILILAPEAYLPLRQVGAQYHAAAEGLAAAEEIFEVLETPVARGGGSVVPPAGTPLRIALDGVAVRYEGRGEDSPGPVSLVVEPGECVALTGPSGAGKSTLLQVLLGFVEPTAGRVSVAGVALADLAPEQWRERIAWVPQRPHLFAGTIAENVRLARPDASDDAVAEALADAGAREFVSALPRGADTVLGEGGVGLSAGQRQRLALARAFLADRPVLLLDEPTAALDGETEAAVVEAVRKLAVGRTVLLVVHRPALLAVADRVVVVGAGPAGSSPVADTPTPAGIPRGAGPVRDTEPADPGEWILGVASEGAAKEAGTDAGGRDPLRRVREVAAAWQGRFRLGLLLGALAVGCGVGLMAVSGWLISRASEQPPVLYLMMAVTATRAFGIGRAVFRYAERLVSHDAVLRMLADLRVSVFRRLERIAPAGLREQRRGDLLSRLVADADALQDYWLRWLLPVGTAVLVGTGSVVFTAWLLPEAGAALAVGLLVAGVGVPLVSGAIARRAERRLAPARGRLATRVADLLTGTAELTVAGALEGRKAAVRASDRGLTDIASRGAAATGVGGGLSALVCGLTVVVAALFGANAVVDGRLSGVTMAVIVLTPLAAFEAVTGLPLAVQYRQRVRRSAERVYEVIDAPAPVAEPDRPHVMPVSPFPLRVTGLTARHPGQERDALEGLDLTLEAGRRVAVVGPSGSGKTTLAQVLLRFLDQSQGSYTLGGVDTRSLAGDDVRRIVGLCAQDAHIFDSSVRENLRLARTDATEAQLRQALAAARLLEWADGLPDGLDTLVGEHGERISGGQRQRLALARALLADFPVLVLDEPAEHLDLATADALTADLLAATEGRTTVLITHRLAGLEAVDEVIVLDRGAVVQRGGYEELAVIEGPLRRLLEREREADALPAGNSRPTFPNKVD; encoded by the coding sequence ATGTTTCACGTGAAACCGATCGACCCGCGTCTGCTGCGGTACGCCCGCTCCACTCGTCTCTTCCTGGGCGCGGTGGTGGCCCTCGGGCTGGCCGGGGCGGGGCTGGTCGTCGGTCAGGCGATGCTCATCGCCGAGATCGTGGTCGGTGCCTTCGAGGAGGGGCTGGGCGGTGAGGCGCTCCGGACGCCACTGCTGCTGCTCGCGGCGGTGGCGCTGGGGCGCGGGCTGATCGCCTGGCTCACGGAGCTGGCCGCACACCGGGCCAGTGCCGCGGTCAAGTCCGAACTGCGGGGGCGACTGCTGGACCGGGCCGCCGATCTGGGGCCCGGATGGCTGAGCGGGCAACGCACGGGATCGCTGGTGGCGCTGGCCACCCGGGGCGTGGACGCCCTCGACGACTACTTCTCCCGCTACCTGCCCCAACTGGGGCTCGCGGTCGTCGTGCCGGTGGCGGTGCTCGCGCGGATCGTCACCGAGGACTGGGTGTCGGCGGCCATCATCGTCGTCACCCTGCCGCTGATCCCGCTGTTCATGATCCTCATCGGCATGGCCACCCAGTCCCGGATGGACCGCCAGTGGCGGCTGCTCTCGCGGCTGTCGGGGCATTTCCTGGACGTGGTGGAGGGCCTTGCGACCCTGAAGGTCTTCGGCCGGGCCAAGGCCCAGGCCGAGTCGATCCGCAAGATCACCGACGACTACCGGCAGGCCACGATGCGGACGCTGCGCATCGCCTTCCTCTCCTCCTTCGCCCTGGAACTCCTCGCCACGCTGTCGGTGGCCCTGGTGGCCGTGACCATCGGCATGCGGCTCGTGCACGGGGACCTCGACCTGTACACCGGACTCGTCATCCTGATCCTGGCCCCGGAGGCCTATCTGCCGCTGCGCCAGGTGGGGGCGCAGTACCACGCGGCGGCCGAAGGCTTGGCCGCCGCCGAGGAGATCTTCGAGGTGCTGGAGACCCCGGTCGCGCGGGGTGGCGGTTCGGTCGTCCCGCCGGCGGGCACCCCGCTTCGCATCGCGCTGGACGGTGTGGCCGTCCGGTACGAGGGCCGGGGCGAGGACTCGCCCGGACCGGTGTCGCTGGTCGTCGAACCGGGCGAGTGCGTGGCCCTCACCGGGCCGAGCGGCGCGGGCAAGTCCACGCTGTTGCAGGTACTGCTGGGATTCGTGGAGCCGACCGCCGGGCGGGTGTCCGTCGCGGGCGTGGCCCTGGCCGATCTGGCGCCCGAGCAGTGGCGTGAGCGGATCGCGTGGGTGCCGCAGCGGCCGCACCTGTTCGCGGGGACGATCGCGGAGAACGTGCGACTGGCCAGGCCGGACGCGTCCGACGACGCCGTCGCCGAGGCCCTCGCGGACGCCGGGGCACGGGAGTTCGTGAGCGCGCTGCCCCGTGGCGCGGACACGGTACTCGGCGAGGGCGGGGTGGGGCTGTCCGCCGGCCAGCGTCAGCGCCTGGCACTGGCCCGGGCCTTCCTGGCGGACCGGCCGGTACTCCTGCTGGACGAGCCGACCGCCGCGTTGGACGGGGAGACCGAGGCCGCCGTCGTCGAGGCCGTACGGAAGCTCGCGGTCGGGCGGACCGTCCTGCTGGTGGTGCACCGGCCGGCGCTGCTGGCCGTCGCGGACCGTGTCGTGGTCGTGGGGGCGGGCCCGGCGGGCTCCTCCCCCGTGGCGGACACGCCCACGCCCGCAGGGATCCCGCGGGGAGCGGGACCGGTTCGGGACACGGAACCGGCCGATCCCGGCGAGTGGATCCTCGGCGTCGCGTCCGAGGGCGCCGCGAAGGAAGCGGGCACCGACGCGGGCGGGCGCGATCCGCTCCGGCGGGTGCGCGAGGTGGCCGCGGCCTGGCAGGGGAGGTTCCGGCTCGGGCTGCTGCTCGGCGCGCTGGCCGTCGGGTGCGGTGTCGGTCTGATGGCCGTCTCCGGATGGCTGATCTCTCGGGCCTCGGAGCAACCGCCGGTCCTCTACTTGATGATGGCGGTCACGGCGACCCGTGCCTTCGGCATCGGGCGCGCCGTCTTCCGCTACGCCGAACGGCTGGTGTCGCACGACGCCGTCCTGCGGATGCTCGCCGATCTGCGGGTCTCGGTGTTCCGGCGGTTGGAGCGGATCGCCCCGGCCGGACTGCGCGAACAGCGGCGCGGGGATCTCCTGTCCCGGCTGGTGGCCGACGCGGACGCCCTGCAGGACTACTGGTTGCGCTGGCTCCTTCCCGTCGGCACGGCGGTACTCGTCGGCACCGGCTCGGTGGTCTTCACCGCCTGGCTGCTGCCGGAAGCCGGGGCCGCGCTCGCCGTCGGCCTGCTCGTGGCCGGTGTGGGGGTGCCCCTGGTCAGCGGCGCCATCGCCCGCCGCGCCGAACGCCGGCTGGCGCCCGCCCGAGGACGGCTCGCCACCCGGGTGGCCGACCTGCTGACCGGTACCGCCGAGTTGACCGTCGCCGGTGCGTTGGAGGGGCGGAAGGCCGCCGTGCGTGCGAGCGACCGGGGGCTGACCGACATCGCCTCGCGGGGCGCGGCCGCGACGGGGGTCGGCGGTGGACTGTCCGCCCTGGTGTGCGGTCTGACCGTGGTGGTCGCCGCCCTCTTCGGCGCGAACGCCGTGGTCGACGGCCGGCTGTCCGGGGTGACGATGGCGGTGATCGTGCTGACTCCGTTGGCCGCCTTCGAGGCCGTCACCGGACTTCCGCTCGCGGTGCAGTACCGGCAGCGGGTGCGCCGCAGTGCCGAGCGGGTCTACGAGGTCATCGACGCGCCGGCTCCGGTCGCCGAACCGGACCGGCCGCACGTGATGCCCGTCTCGCCCTTCCCCCTGCGGGTGACGGGGCTCACCGCCCGGCACCCCGGCCAGGAGCGGGACGCGCTGGAGGGACTCGACCTGACGTTGGAGGCCGGCCGCCGTGTCGCGGTCGTCGGGCCGTCGGGCTCGGGCAAGACCACGCTGGCACAGGTCCTGCTGCGATTCCTGGACCAGAGCCAGGGCTCGTACACCCTGGGCGGGGTCGACACGCGCTCGCTCGCCGGCGACGACGTGCGGCGGATCGTGGGCCTGTGTGCCCAGGACGCGCACATCTTCGACAGCTCGGTACGGGAGAACCTGCGCCTGGCCCGCACCGACGCGACCGAGGCGCAGCTGAGGCAGGCGCTCGCCGCGGCGCGACTGCTGGAATGGGCCGACGGGCTTCCCGACGGTCTGGACACCCTCGTCGGCGAACACGGGGAGCGGATCTCCGGCGGTCAGCGCCAACGGCTGGCCCTGGCCCGGGCGCTGCTCGCGGACTTCCCCGTCCTGGTCCTGGACGAGCCGGCCGAGCACCTCGACCTCGCGACGGCGGACGCGCTGACCGCGGACCTGTTGGCGGCCACCGAGGGCCGGACCACGGTGCTGATCACACACCGCTTGGCCGGCCTGGAGGCGGTGGACGAGGTGATCGTCCTGGATCGGGGCGCGGTCGTACAGCGTGGCGGGTACGAGGAGCTGGCCGTCATCGAGGGGCCACTGCGGCGGCTCCTGGAGCGGGAACGGGAGGCGGACGCACTGCCGGCCGGGAACAGCAGGCCGACTTTCCCCAATAAAGTGGACTAA